One window of the Acidobacteriota bacterium genome contains the following:
- a CDS encoding phosphoesterase → MKKPLLGLILILLTVGLALQILRGFADKSGRIALPSSKLLLEPVPGDPQTTNSFPTSMALSPDGKYLALLNNGYGTFESDYKQSIAIVDIASNKLTDFPDARLERHAHQTYFYGLAFSSDGKKLYASMSSMTDPEGKNPGNNGSGIATYDFADGRVTPAGFIRFPASARAAAPKTAPEDPDEEPSAGPGFTVPFPTGITSFQQQGKEMLLVADNLSDAAEIVVPTSQEIRRVELAAYRAVPGSYPFATLVTKDGNTGYVSLWNASRVAEIDLGSGKLKRMIELHAPAKPERAGSHPTALLLSPDQTRLYVALANTDEVAVIERPSGNVFYLSAKLPEQRYGGNFPIALAITPDGNRLFVANASSDAVAVFDNPRPNLKPRGFIPTEWYPTALAVHKGELFIATGKGKGTGPNKGLAGKVDGKERTGYIPTLLHGSLARLPIADIDSHLAGWTDEVMASNLMRGNSDQIAFATGRNPIKHVIYIIKENRTYDQILGDLGSGDGDPSLVMYGEDITPNQHKLARQFGVIDNFYDSGEVSGDGHVWSNAAITSDYTEQTWEIGYRSKERTYDYEGVVDDRYPIQEHIPDVNEPGTGYLWGNLARHGVAYRHYGEYISTRFCAQPRTQEMPQEGTPLPQGAPCPINSIKPGDPLPDYLGQPHGSKSPWQWEIPLIYQNVAVKPELEGHFDPRFPDFSLHFPDQLRVDEFLNEFNQFVAKRGAGRDSMPHFILLRLPNDHTAATTAGYATPAALIADNDLAVGRVVEAVSHSPYWQDTAIFILEDDAQNGADHVDAHRSIAWAISRFSPRPNGTPFVDHTFYTTVNMVHTIETLLGVPPMNNNDSHAAVMAPMFSGKGDQPQFVADSRNRDNGLLYRMNPPKGPDAKQSSQLDFSRADAADAGVLNAILWRERMGDRPMPKTPGAEFK, encoded by the coding sequence ATGAAGAAGCCTCTGCTCGGATTAATTCTTATCCTCCTTACGGTCGGTCTTGCGCTCCAGATTCTCAGGGGTTTTGCCGACAAGAGTGGCCGCATTGCCCTCCCCAGCAGCAAACTGCTACTCGAGCCGGTTCCCGGCGATCCGCAAACGACCAATAGCTTTCCCACATCGATGGCGTTGTCACCGGATGGCAAGTATCTGGCGTTGTTGAATAATGGCTACGGCACGTTCGAGTCCGACTACAAACAGTCGATCGCAATTGTCGATATAGCTAGCAACAAGCTTACAGATTTCCCCGATGCGCGGCTTGAACGCCATGCCCACCAGACTTATTTCTACGGCCTGGCATTCAGTTCAGACGGCAAGAAGCTCTACGCCAGCATGAGCTCTATGACCGATCCCGAAGGAAAAAACCCAGGTAACAATGGTAGCGGCATCGCCACATACGACTTCGCCGATGGACGGGTTACGCCTGCCGGATTCATTCGCTTTCCTGCGTCTGCACGAGCAGCTGCACCGAAGACCGCTCCTGAAGACCCAGACGAGGAGCCCAGTGCCGGACCGGGCTTCACGGTCCCATTCCCTACAGGAATCACATCATTTCAGCAGCAGGGCAAGGAGATGCTCCTGGTTGCGGACAATCTCTCCGATGCCGCCGAAATTGTCGTTCCAACTTCGCAGGAGATTCGTCGCGTCGAGCTTGCGGCCTATCGCGCTGTACCGGGTTCGTATCCGTTCGCAACTCTGGTCACCAAGGATGGGAATACCGGCTACGTGAGCCTGTGGAATGCATCTCGCGTCGCAGAAATCGATCTCGGAAGCGGCAAGCTGAAGCGGATGATCGAGCTTCATGCGCCGGCAAAGCCTGAGAGGGCGGGGTCGCATCCAACCGCGCTTCTCCTTAGTCCTGATCAGACCCGTCTGTATGTTGCGCTCGCTAATACAGATGAAGTCGCAGTGATCGAACGTCCGAGCGGAAACGTCTTCTATCTGAGCGCAAAGCTTCCGGAGCAACGTTACGGAGGAAATTTCCCAATAGCGCTCGCCATCACTCCGGACGGCAACAGGTTGTTTGTGGCGAACGCCAGCTCTGATGCAGTGGCGGTCTTCGACAATCCCCGTCCCAATTTGAAACCGCGTGGATTTATTCCGACGGAATGGTACCCAACCGCGCTTGCGGTGCATAAGGGCGAACTTTTTATTGCTACGGGTAAGGGAAAGGGAACAGGTCCCAATAAGGGACTTGCCGGCAAGGTCGATGGCAAGGAGCGTACAGGCTACATTCCTACGCTGCTGCACGGCTCCCTGGCGCGCTTGCCAATCGCAGACATCGATTCGCACCTCGCGGGTTGGACCGACGAGGTAATGGCCAGTAATCTGATGCGCGGTAACTCAGACCAGATCGCGTTCGCCACGGGCCGCAATCCGATTAAGCACGTGATTTACATAATTAAGGAAAACCGCACGTACGACCAGATCCTCGGCGATCTTGGGAGCGGCGACGGCGATCCATCGCTCGTCATGTACGGCGAGGACATCACTCCCAACCAGCACAAACTCGCGCGTCAGTTCGGAGTCATCGACAACTTCTATGACAGCGGAGAAGTTTCCGGTGACGGTCATGTTTGGTCAAATGCTGCAATTACAAGCGACTACACCGAGCAGACTTGGGAAATCGGCTATCGCAGCAAAGAGCGTACTTACGATTATGAAGGCGTAGTCGACGATCGCTATCCAATTCAGGAACACATTCCTGATGTGAATGAACCCGGAACAGGATATCTATGGGGAAATCTCGCACGACACGGTGTCGCGTATCGCCACTATGGCGAATACATCTCCACCAGGTTTTGTGCTCAGCCGCGAACCCAGGAGATGCCGCAGGAAGGTACGCCGCTCCCTCAAGGCGCGCCTTGTCCAATCAACTCAATAAAGCCAGGAGATCCGCTGCCGGATTACTTAGGGCAGCCGCACGGCAGCAAGAGTCCGTGGCAGTGGGAGATACCGCTCATTTACCAGAACGTTGCTGTAAAGCCGGAACTGGAAGGACACTTCGATCCTCGCTTTCCCGATTTCAGTCTCCATTTTCCCGATCAGCTTCGCGTCGACGAATTCTTGAATGAATTCAACCAATTTGTCGCGAAGCGCGGGGCAGGTCGCGACAGCATGCCGCACTTCATTCTTTTGCGTCTGCCCAACGACCACACAGCGGCCACAACAGCCGGATATGCAACACCTGCGGCTCTTATCGCTGATAACGATCTCGCTGTGGGCCGCGTAGTCGAGGCTGTTTCACATAGCCCTTACTGGCAGGACACCGCAATCTTCATTCTCGAGGACGATGCGCAGAATGGCGCGGACCACGTGGATGCTCATCGCAGCATCGCATGGGCGATCAGTCGTTTCTCGCCACGACCGAACGGCACTCCCTTTGTTGATCACACCTTTTACACGACCGTGAATATGGTGCACACGATCGAAACGCTTCTTGGCGTTCCCCCAATGAACAACAACGACTCTCATGCCGCAGTGATGGCGCCGATGTTTTCAGGTAAAGGCGATCAGCCGCAGTTTGTGGCTGACAGCCGGAATCGCGACAACGGTCTTTTGTACAGGATGAATCCGCCAAAGGGACCGGATGCAAAGCAATCTTCGCAGCTTGATTTCTCTCGTGCTGATGCAGCGGACGCCGGCGTGCTGAATGCGATTCTCTGGCGCGAGCGCATGGGCGATCGTCCGATGCCGAAAACGCCGGGTGCGGAGTTTAAGTAA
- a CDS encoding RNA polymerase subunit sigma-24, producing the protein MSTAPSAKDQPQVTDSMLISRVRAGDEDALAALHDRYAQVVYSVALRVLGETTQAEDILQEIFLQLWRNPQTFDSSRGSLGAWLAVITRHRAIDQLRRRRPESDIEDVIVAVDTRIEQTTDRNMTIAKIRAVVDRLPAEQRKPLEMAFFEGLTHSEIATKTGEPLGTVKTRIRSALLTLRKALAA; encoded by the coding sequence ATGAGCACGGCGCCGAGCGCCAAAGATCAGCCGCAAGTAACGGATTCCATGTTGATATCGAGAGTCCGTGCCGGAGATGAGGACGCGCTCGCCGCTCTACACGACCGCTACGCCCAGGTTGTTTATTCAGTAGCGCTGCGCGTATTGGGTGAAACTACACAGGCGGAAGACATTTTGCAGGAAATTTTTCTCCAACTATGGCGGAATCCGCAGACGTTCGATTCCAGCCGCGGCAGCCTCGGGGCATGGCTCGCAGTGATTACACGCCACCGCGCAATTGATCAACTGCGCCGTCGCCGTCCTGAATCGGATATTGAGGACGTAATCGTGGCGGTCGACACCCGCATTGAGCAGACAACTGATCGCAATATGACGATCGCGAAAATTCGCGCCGTTGTGGATCGATTGCCGGCCGAGCAGCGCAAGCCTTTGGAGATGGCATTCTTCGAAGGGCTCACACATTCAGAAATTGCCACTAAGACAGGCGAACCGCTCGGGACAGTCAAGACACGCATTCGCTCTGCGCTACTAACGCTCAGAAAGGCACTCGCCGCATGA